In Cellulomonas sp. Y8, the genomic stretch CGCCCTCGCCCTCGACGAACGGGACGGCGCCGGCGAGCGCGACGCCCGCGGGCTGGAGCCAGTCGGGGAGCTGGGCGACGAACTCCTGGAACTGGGGGACGACGTCGGGCAGACCAGCCATGGTGACCTCCGGGGTGCGGTGCGGACGGGTGTTTCTCCGTGCCTCCATCCCACGTCCGGGGCCCGGCGAGCGGCAGTGGCGCGGTGTCATCGGCGTCCGTGAGGTCCCGGGGGTCGCCCCGTGACGGATGTCATGGCCGTACGGTCGGGTCCATGGCGGAGCGGAGGCGGGCGACGTGGGCGGGAGCAGCCGGCCCGTACGCCGGCGGCGTGCGCGCGACCTGGTGGTACACCGTCGCCGGCCTGGTGTTCCTCGACCTGGTCGTGCTGATGAACTGGTGGCTCTGGCTGGGCGAGCTGCCCGAGCACGTCGTGCTGCCGGGCGGTGCCGCGCTCGCGGCGCTGGGTGCGGTGCTCCAGCTCGCGGCCGCCACGGTGCTGGTCTGCGACTACCCGGTGGGCGCGCCCGGGACCACCGAGGACGAGGACGGCGGTCCGGACCGCAGCCGCCGCGGCCGGCGCGCGGTCGCGCTGGTGGTCGGGGTCGCCGGGGCGGTCCTGCTCGGCGTGACGACCGGGTCCTGGATGCTCGGGTCCGGCGTGCTCGCGTTCCTCCTGAGCCTGCTGCCGTGGCCGAAGGGCGTCCGCTGGCGGCTGATCGCCGTCCTGACCCTGGTGCTCGCGGCGCTCTGGGTGGTCGACGCGCCGCGGCTCGGCATCGACACCGACGACGCCGACCTCTCGACCCTGCCGCCGACGCTGATCCTGCTGCTGCCCGCGCTGTCCGCGTTCTCGCTGTGGTGGTGGGACCTGGTCCGGGAGCTCGACCGCGCGCGGGAGGCGGCGGGCGCCGTGTCGGCGATGCGCGAGCGGCTCCGGCTGGCGGGCGAGGTGCACGACCTCCAGGGCCACCACCTGCAGGTCGTCGCGCTGCAGCTCGAGCTCGCGGAGCGGCTGATCGAGCGCGACCCGGCCGCCGCCGCCGAGCAGATCCGGACCGCGCGGGCGTCGGTCGACGAGGCACGGGCCGGCACGCGGGACCTCGCGACCCGGTTCCGCGGCGTCCCGCTGCCCGACGAGCTGGCCAACGCCGCCGACCTGCTCCGCGCCGCCGGCCACGAGGTGCACGTGCAGGTCGGCCCGGGCGCCGAGCACGCCCCGGTGGACGTCCTCGGCCCGCTCGTCCGCGAGAGCGT encodes the following:
- a CDS encoding sensor histidine kinase, whose protein sequence is MAERRRATWAGAAGPYAGGVRATWWYTVAGLVFLDLVVLMNWWLWLGELPEHVVLPGGAALAALGAVLQLAAATVLVCDYPVGAPGTTEDEDGGPDRSRRGRRAVALVVGVAGAVLLGVTTGSWMLGSGVLAFLLSLLPWPKGVRWRLIAVLTLVLAALWVVDAPRLGIDTDDADLSTLPPTLILLLPALSAFSLWWWDLVRELDRAREAAGAVSAMRERLRLAGEVHDLQGHHLQVVALQLELAERLIERDPAAAAEQIRTARASVDEARAGTRDLATRFRGVPLPDELANAADLLRAAGHEVHVQVGPGAEHAPVDVLGPLVRESVTNVLKHGGGTRARISLRRDGDRWRYAIVNDRDPGSGRDAPAPDGTGIAAIRDRIGALGGEVRVRRDEEFELTVAVPVGAGEEAGA